In the Apis cerana isolate GH-2021 linkage group LG7, AcerK_1.0, whole genome shotgun sequence genome, ctttttctttatattggtGAAGTGTTTGACTAGCAGCTACTTCAAAAGCACCAGCACCAGGAATAACAGCACAATCATcaatagcatttttaataGCTCTTAGACCATCTCTTACAGCATCTTTTAATTGTTccaaagtatatttatttggcccctaaaaatttcttatattaaaaaaataaaaaagaattcactaatttaatttatttataattttaccttCAATAGAATTGTTACAGAATTTGGTTTCTTGCATTCttcaataaatgtatattttgtctctccctataaaaatataaaaaataaaaaaatattttttattttactataatattattattaataaaataattattatgtattatatcaaaaaatatttaccaataCATGTTCATATACAAGTCCAGCCCATCCTAAATGTTCTTCCTTTATATCATCAAAAGAATTCATAGCAATTCCACCACAAGCCAGTGCTAAACGTTCCATATTTCTACGTTTTGCTCTACGCAAAGCCAAAATGTTTTCTCGTGCAAGCATATCCAAAGATGGTGGATCAATgcctttttgatttataacaaCAAATGATTTATCTGTTCCATcgcataatttcttttttaattcaattattttttttactcgattatcaataaattcacGCTCTGCAGCGACTAATTTCTCTCGTTCTTCAGcagttttataaaagaatccaCTGTTtacctttataataaatattatttcattatttgaatatatgtaaatatatctactataaattataataaatatgataaatccttcttttaaattaattcatttacctcacttttttcatattctaaaCTAACATTACAAGTCAATATATAAGCATTTTCTACTCTTTTAGGCATATCTGGATGTCTAGATCCATGATCAGTTACAATACCAAGAATCAAACTAGTATCTGCTGCAGTTCTATGTTGCATTTCCATTAATTCAATCATATGTAAATCGATTTCCTGATCTTTTTGTCTAATAGCCAAAACTGCATCCACACATATTTCTGTCAATTTATCAGCTATAGATGGATGGATTTTAGTTCTAAGTGATGTTCTAGCAACATTCATTAAGTTTTCTTTTGAAGGCTCAATTGGTATTTTCAAAGAGTCTAATACTTCTAAAGTTTTGATTCTAGCTAATTCAAAACCTTCTGTAAGTACTCTAGGATGAAGACcttcagaaatataaatatcagctTGTTTTAAAAGTTCTGCAATAATCAAAACAGTACTAGTTGTACCATCTCCAGTAACATCATCTTGAGCAGTAGATGCTTTGGCAATTAGAGAAGCTGTTGGATGTTGAATTTGCATTTCatgtaataatacatttcCATCTTTTGTGATTTTAATGTCACCTGCACCAGAAACAagccttaaaaaaataaaattatatcaatattttgaataaagattGAGATTTTGATTgagatttaacaattaatgttgacatatatattcatgtattatttcagatatattaaattatattaaatttgacaaatacttgaaataaacaaaaatctaaaataaagaaatcataaaaatctaagagataaagataaaaagagaaataatgtaaatttaaagaaaaggaaaagatttgtattaaattttttggaattgatgcaaatattttataatataatttttttaaagttagaattttttaaaattctaactttatatataaaatattctatataagtaaattataaattattaatttaataattgttgttttaataatttattaaattg is a window encoding:
- the LOC108002499 gene encoding T-complex protein 1 subunit zeta; translated protein: MAAISLLNPKAEFARAAQALAVNISAAKGIQDVMKTNLGPKGTMKMLVSGAGDIKITKDGNVLLHEMQIQHPTASLIAKASTAQDDVTGDGTTSTVLIIAELLKQADIYISEGLHPRVLTEGFELARIKTLEVLDSLKIPIEPSKENLMNVARTSLRTKIHPSIADKLTEICVDAVLAIRQKDQEIDLHMIELMEMQHRTAADTSLILGIVTDHGSRHPDMPKRVENAYILTCNVSLEYEKSEVNSGFFYKTAEEREKLVAAEREFIDNRVKKIIELKKKLCDGTDKSFVVINQKGIDPPSLDMLARENILALRRAKRRNMERLALACGGIAMNSFDDIKEEHLGWAGLVYEHVLGETKYTFIEECKKPNSVTILLKGPNKYTLEQLKDAVRDGLRAIKNAIDDCAVIPGAGAFEVAASQTLHQYKEKVKGKQRLGVQAYAEAILIIPKTLAVNSGFDAQDTIVKLLEERSTLGEAVGLDISTDEALKPTDAGIYDNYNVKKQIINSCTIIASNLLLVDEIMRAGLSSLKG